One stretch of Roseimicrobium sp. ORNL1 DNA includes these proteins:
- a CDS encoding tetratricopeptide repeat protein translates to MSTSKMWDGIALGTLGVTLAFSFALAQPALGQSAPSAPSSPAPAPSYILPSEPSDSHPQSQPQAQPAAAVTTADAAPKPWAEKDTRLATEYLNLLVEKPEYGRVLDLLWELYEKHNSTAFLLESIDTQAKAQSQQAPVLLVHAHLLRKAGKLVEATARYDEVLKLDAANAIALRARADLAQGAGEYATALGFIHKLGETLPEKDPARAVLLLEEGRVALSADKRDVAASAWEKAVALQPDHAGITREAAQLMLGAGFLEKAVTLYRQLAESSDPAKRLDALYDLSRLEEQADQFDDAAASLREGLALLHFKDWRYGQFFQRLVRLHERFNQLESLKADLIKAAQEQPVREQALSDVARFSSLVVDSNERVKWLRELVKTFPTATEYRWDLVRSLFENEAHAEAAKLLDESLKGDASDPAALVLMRCEAHLQAKEQAKAEQRLKNLLETQGGAPEVEKLVLQFAQQRSLDSVIELVLRARVRRDPEKTEPVFELASFLVKRQRDKEAVEVFEAWRTLPGASTEEQHRRLRAIASFFSGSSKMELAETFAVRATEGPSGPADFLALADILAQRGATDEALPLLEKAWTLSTSHEQRLEVDERVLAMLSGDQVLRPLAQAQPSADFRLPAIFTGEGFGSDAPPPQPKATVPQAVQDFALAQAAGVYAAEWQLVRPWSTSPSWVVAWAGHMLQPLLAAPADMTPERKFRAAWWAFRADYTQLAYDLIGLVHFNARHQWIPAPVEVEKLLLDLATTDKNTTLAIQQLRLLSTLDASNRTSYLLRLAEQEGNRPAFTDTRQLTPPRDPDVTFANLASFLETRSHVSVLRSNRTSLDGNNPRGPAEAIRILESLAREEPRNEAVLSSLSQYYLESGRRDDAMSLWKKAARDSRAGSAPLLERYAEILIAQRQHKEYVETQMQLLDGEADVKRRRDLFSRALERLLWADVVQGSLPDTEITKRLDLLLTALEERSRRAPFDGFWHEALASVYEKQGDALKAFAEMKQAYYAAPDTPFSLEQLRTAAMNAGDLRNAIYFQKQIAATAPQSRETAEWRELVSLLEQDFRMVEADQARRRLELHSLQDPASLEELAQHYEESGQNEAARRVHEQLARVRAWDVKNLLRLALQQKDMGDNAAAEQTLLQLLRNSKPPTASAAVQVERLPWPLLDERRAQSIVPIALLNSLDNAPGLDQAERDRLRTFLGLPRGEFALIPDDAAQVRLRAVEELMRLRHEMRPEATTADLLRGTEGMAEIEVAWALRYAEAGEAFRGLVHGRLGSAKTLEAQFLLVWLSIRSHGMKDALGWAAFPKGTEAERKQRRGVLQAVCHMLAEDNSFTFPVEAARLMGESRLYSNAELIDVARKLESRQRYEPSYTLRTLAMENESPAYLGMSHSNLSQVAELMGRPDLQYTHLLEAWRTPINANDQPRAMDLFVNSATQLIRLAPTTQERDRILKESWQRLHELPPSAFGALREIRLLGLAGAEDAAGAKLQDYLANGFLCQRPFAEPLMGRPPPGTVMPGPRIDEVNHMRSYWDDAREWGDLLKQDGLSGPVRHADQVMYQRLGGIAIGPKSNYEYSAWRNQVLLRQLRSASHLERVRLVREYLEADDSVEALLELGTFLEVNGLPRVCIEVFRRLPERSPQNLEYCEQLLRACESSWECAAGIPYIEKLFAADLQSRPLNLPENFLEAKHAKFLARLQDTLHLKLQAFRDVITVKAPGPREPAQVPYLKELANLLERRGDIPGALAAWEELAELWPQEVEAHLHRALLLVKQGNKTRALDAVRKVDLNNLYSDAARETLELRAELVAEAGLWDEMRELMNLVTRGPGSGPGGADVGMVARMRLQPTQALHTGSVLSLSRVLADHKRTVEAQSLLLRAERAIKEPAERFRLRLEQLKLEAASPDWDPVRQSTRVTALLRMDTPDELVLRDWVRFMMKEADGPRAASWISAITAMPPSTTASLALATLAPRLEEHQVPRIAQPWRDKADIVAAVSQKLAVETLLKQKRPTWALAVASTGDSLRDAPIFSAVYQGLGDKHALQEFFAKLIRMTYPGGNDTIGHVEALDGCGRTDLALSLAATALDRTRSRGESHPELVLVYAGLLTRQRQFEQAETLLLKEHEGMGEELAEALATLYREWNKLDRLPAELAKFQLPDGLLQETLFLGRTQTGTAP, encoded by the coding sequence ATGAGCACGAGCAAGATGTGGGACGGCATCGCCTTGGGGACACTCGGGGTTACGCTTGCTTTTTCCTTTGCCTTGGCGCAGCCGGCGCTCGGGCAGTCTGCACCTTCGGCTCCATCCTCCCCTGCCCCCGCACCTTCTTACATTCTTCCTTCTGAGCCTTCGGATTCTCACCCGCAATCTCAACCCCAAGCCCAACCGGCCGCAGCGGTAACCACCGCAGACGCCGCGCCCAAGCCCTGGGCGGAAAAGGACACGCGGCTGGCCACGGAGTACCTGAATCTCCTCGTGGAAAAGCCAGAGTACGGCCGGGTGCTGGATCTGTTGTGGGAGCTGTATGAGAAGCACAACTCCACGGCGTTCCTGCTGGAGAGCATCGACACCCAGGCAAAGGCGCAGTCACAGCAGGCGCCGGTGCTGCTGGTGCATGCGCATCTGCTGCGCAAGGCGGGCAAGCTGGTCGAGGCCACGGCTCGGTATGACGAGGTGCTGAAGCTCGATGCAGCCAATGCAATCGCCCTGCGCGCCCGCGCGGACCTGGCACAGGGTGCGGGGGAATACGCCACGGCACTCGGCTTCATCCACAAGCTCGGCGAGACGCTTCCTGAGAAGGACCCAGCGCGCGCGGTCCTGCTGCTGGAAGAGGGGCGCGTGGCGCTCTCCGCAGACAAGCGCGACGTCGCCGCCTCTGCCTGGGAAAAGGCGGTGGCACTGCAGCCGGACCACGCAGGCATCACCCGCGAGGCGGCGCAACTCATGCTCGGTGCGGGATTCCTCGAAAAAGCAGTCACGCTCTACCGCCAGCTCGCGGAGTCGTCCGACCCGGCGAAGCGTCTGGATGCGCTCTATGATCTCTCGCGCCTGGAGGAGCAGGCGGACCAGTTCGATGATGCGGCAGCCTCGCTCCGCGAGGGTCTGGCCCTGCTGCATTTCAAGGACTGGCGGTATGGACAGTTTTTCCAACGGTTGGTACGGCTGCATGAGCGATTCAACCAGCTCGAGTCGCTGAAGGCGGACCTCATCAAGGCCGCGCAGGAGCAGCCGGTGCGCGAGCAGGCGCTGAGTGATGTGGCGCGCTTCTCCAGCCTCGTGGTGGATTCGAATGAGCGTGTAAAGTGGCTGCGGGAACTGGTGAAAACCTTCCCCACCGCCACGGAGTACCGCTGGGATCTGGTGCGCTCGCTGTTCGAAAATGAAGCCCACGCGGAGGCGGCGAAGCTGCTGGACGAGTCGCTCAAGGGGGATGCCTCTGACCCTGCCGCGCTGGTGCTGATGCGTTGTGAAGCGCACCTGCAGGCGAAGGAGCAGGCGAAGGCTGAGCAGCGCCTGAAGAATCTGCTGGAGACTCAAGGCGGTGCGCCCGAGGTGGAGAAGCTCGTGCTGCAGTTCGCCCAGCAGCGCTCGCTGGACAGTGTGATCGAGCTGGTGCTGCGCGCCCGCGTGCGGCGCGATCCGGAGAAGACGGAGCCGGTCTTTGAGCTCGCTTCCTTCCTGGTGAAGCGCCAGCGGGACAAGGAGGCGGTGGAGGTCTTCGAAGCGTGGCGCACACTCCCCGGCGCCTCGACTGAGGAGCAGCACCGCCGCCTGCGCGCCATCGCATCATTCTTCAGTGGGTCGAGTAAAATGGAACTGGCGGAGACTTTCGCTGTCCGCGCCACGGAGGGTCCCTCAGGCCCGGCGGATTTCCTCGCACTGGCAGACATCCTCGCCCAGCGCGGCGCCACGGATGAAGCCCTGCCCCTTTTGGAGAAAGCATGGACCCTGAGCACCTCGCACGAGCAGCGGCTGGAGGTGGATGAGCGCGTGCTGGCCATGCTCTCCGGGGACCAGGTGCTGCGCCCGCTCGCCCAGGCACAGCCGAGCGCAGACTTCCGCCTGCCGGCCATCTTCACCGGCGAGGGCTTCGGCTCAGACGCTCCCCCTCCCCAGCCAAAGGCGACCGTGCCGCAGGCGGTGCAGGACTTTGCCCTGGCGCAGGCCGCGGGCGTGTATGCCGCCGAGTGGCAGCTGGTGCGGCCATGGTCCACCTCTCCCAGTTGGGTGGTCGCGTGGGCGGGACACATGCTGCAGCCCCTGCTTGCGGCACCGGCGGACATGACACCGGAGCGGAAGTTCCGCGCCGCCTGGTGGGCCTTCCGTGCGGACTACACGCAGCTCGCGTATGACCTCATCGGCCTCGTCCATTTCAATGCGAGGCACCAGTGGATTCCCGCGCCGGTGGAGGTGGAGAAGCTGCTGCTGGACCTGGCCACCACGGATAAGAATACCACGCTCGCGATTCAACAGCTCCGGCTGCTCTCCACGCTGGATGCCAGCAACCGCACCAGCTATCTCCTGCGCCTCGCTGAGCAGGAGGGGAACCGTCCCGCCTTCACGGATACCCGCCAGCTCACGCCACCTCGGGACCCGGATGTCACCTTCGCCAATCTCGCCTCCTTCCTCGAAACACGTTCCCACGTAAGCGTGCTGCGCTCCAACCGCACCTCGCTGGATGGAAACAATCCGCGCGGTCCCGCCGAGGCCATCCGCATCCTGGAAAGTCTTGCGCGCGAGGAGCCACGCAATGAAGCGGTGCTCTCCTCCCTCTCGCAGTACTACCTGGAGTCCGGGCGCCGGGATGATGCCATGAGCCTTTGGAAAAAAGCCGCGCGTGATTCGCGCGCCGGCTCGGCCCCGCTGCTGGAGCGTTATGCGGAAATCCTCATCGCCCAGCGCCAGCACAAGGAGTACGTGGAAACACAGATGCAGCTCCTGGATGGCGAGGCGGATGTGAAGCGGCGTCGCGATCTCTTCTCCCGCGCGCTGGAGCGCCTGCTCTGGGCGGACGTGGTGCAGGGCAGCCTGCCGGACACTGAAATCACCAAACGGCTCGATCTTCTCCTCACCGCGCTGGAGGAGCGCTCACGGCGTGCGCCCTTCGATGGCTTCTGGCATGAAGCGCTCGCTTCCGTGTATGAGAAGCAGGGGGATGCCCTCAAGGCCTTCGCTGAGATGAAGCAGGCCTACTATGCCGCACCGGACACGCCCTTCTCCCTGGAGCAACTCCGCACCGCGGCCATGAATGCCGGCGACCTGCGCAACGCGATCTATTTCCAGAAGCAAATCGCCGCCACCGCGCCGCAGTCACGTGAGACGGCGGAGTGGCGTGAGCTGGTTTCGCTTCTGGAGCAGGACTTCCGCATGGTGGAGGCAGACCAGGCACGGCGTCGTTTGGAACTGCACTCACTGCAGGATCCCGCGTCACTCGAAGAGCTGGCCCAGCATTATGAAGAGAGCGGCCAGAACGAAGCTGCGCGCCGTGTGCATGAGCAGCTCGCCCGCGTGCGTGCGTGGGATGTGAAGAATCTCCTCCGCCTCGCGCTCCAGCAGAAGGACATGGGGGACAATGCCGCTGCGGAGCAGACGCTGCTGCAGCTCCTGCGCAACTCGAAGCCTCCCACCGCCTCCGCCGCAGTGCAGGTGGAGCGCCTCCCGTGGCCGCTGCTGGATGAGCGCCGGGCACAATCCATCGTGCCCATCGCCCTGCTGAATTCACTGGATAATGCACCGGGGCTCGACCAGGCGGAGCGCGATCGCTTGCGCACCTTCCTGGGCCTGCCGCGTGGGGAGTTTGCCTTGATACCGGACGACGCTGCACAAGTGCGGCTGCGCGCGGTGGAGGAACTCATGCGCCTGCGTCATGAGATGCGGCCGGAAGCCACCACCGCAGATCTGCTGCGCGGCACGGAGGGCATGGCGGAAATCGAAGTGGCATGGGCGCTACGGTATGCCGAGGCGGGCGAGGCCTTCCGCGGGCTCGTGCATGGCCGCCTGGGCAGCGCGAAGACTCTGGAGGCACAGTTCCTTCTCGTGTGGCTCAGCATTCGTTCGCACGGCATGAAGGATGCCCTGGGCTGGGCCGCCTTTCCGAAGGGCACCGAGGCTGAGCGCAAGCAACGCCGCGGGGTACTCCAAGCGGTGTGCCACATGCTGGCGGAGGACAACAGCTTCACCTTCCCTGTGGAAGCAGCACGTCTCATGGGTGAGTCCCGCCTGTACAGCAATGCGGAACTCATCGACGTCGCGCGGAAGCTGGAGAGCCGCCAGCGCTACGAGCCCTCCTACACACTGCGCACGCTGGCCATGGAGAATGAATCCCCGGCCTACCTCGGCATGAGCCACTCCAATCTGTCCCAGGTGGCCGAGCTCATGGGCCGCCCGGATCTGCAGTACACCCACCTCCTGGAGGCATGGCGCACGCCCATCAACGCAAACGATCAGCCGCGGGCCATGGACCTCTTTGTGAACAGCGCCACGCAACTCATCCGCCTGGCGCCGACGACGCAGGAGCGGGATCGTATTCTGAAGGAGAGCTGGCAGCGCCTGCATGAGCTGCCGCCCTCCGCCTTTGGCGCGTTGCGTGAAATTCGCCTGCTGGGCCTGGCAGGTGCGGAGGATGCTGCCGGTGCCAAGCTGCAGGACTACCTGGCAAATGGCTTTCTGTGCCAGCGTCCCTTTGCCGAGCCGCTCATGGGCCGCCCGCCACCCGGCACGGTGATGCCCGGCCCGCGCATCGATGAAGTGAACCACATGCGCAGCTATTGGGATGATGCGCGCGAGTGGGGTGATCTCCTGAAGCAGGACGGACTCTCCGGCCCTGTACGGCATGCGGATCAGGTCATGTATCAGCGGCTTGGCGGCATCGCCATCGGCCCGAAGTCGAACTATGAGTACAGCGCCTGGCGCAACCAGGTCCTGCTGCGCCAGCTTCGCTCTGCCAGTCATCTGGAGCGCGTGCGTCTGGTGCGTGAATATCTGGAGGCGGATGATTCCGTGGAAGCGCTGCTGGAACTGGGCACCTTCCTTGAAGTGAATGGCCTGCCACGCGTGTGCATCGAGGTCTTCCGCCGGCTGCCCGAGCGCTCCCCGCAGAATCTGGAATACTGCGAGCAGCTTCTGCGTGCCTGCGAGAGCTCGTGGGAATGCGCCGCGGGCATCCCCTACATCGAAAAACTTTTCGCCGCAGACTTGCAAAGCCGTCCGCTCAATCTGCCGGAGAACTTCCTCGAAGCGAAGCACGCCAAGTTCCTCGCGCGCCTGCAGGATACGCTGCACCTGAAGTTGCAGGCCTTCCGCGACGTCATCACCGTGAAGGCCCCCGGGCCGCGCGAGCCTGCGCAGGTGCCGTATCTCAAGGAACTCGCCAACCTTCTGGAACGCCGTGGGGACATCCCCGGCGCTCTCGCCGCGTGGGAGGAGCTGGCAGAGCTCTGGCCACAGGAGGTGGAGGCCCACCTGCACCGCGCCCTGCTGCTGGTGAAACAGGGAAACAAGACCCGCGCGCTGGATGCCGTGCGCAAGGTGGACCTGAACAATCTCTACAGCGATGCCGCGCGTGAGACCCTGGAGCTGCGCGCAGAGCTCGTGGCCGAAGCCGGCCTGTGGGATGAGATGCGCGAACTCATGAACCTGGTCACGCGTGGACCCGGCTCCGGCCCCGGCGGCGCGGATGTCGGCATGGTGGCGCGCATGCGCCTGCAGCCCACCCAGGCGCTGCACACCGGCAGCGTGCTGTCCCTGAGCCGTGTGCTCGCAGATCACAAGCGCACCGTGGAAGCCCAGAGCCTGCTGCTGCGAGCGGAGCGCGCCATCAAGGAACCCGCCGAGCGCTTCCGCCTGCGGCTGGAGCAGCTCAAGCTGGAGGCCGCCTCCCCCGATTGGGACCCGGTACGCCAGTCCACCCGCGTGACCGCGCTGCTGCGCATGGATACGCCGGATGAACTGGTGCTGCGGGATTGGGTCCGCTTCATGATGAAGGAGGCTGACGGACCACGAGCCGCGTCCTGGATCAGCGCCATCACTGCGATGCCACCCAGCACCACGGCCTCCCTCGCACTGGCCACGCTGGCGCCGCGGCTGGAGGAGCACCAGGTCCCACGCATCGCCCAACCCTGGCGGGACAAGGCGGACATCGTGGCCGCTGTTTCCCAGAAGCTCGCGGTGGAGACCCTGCTGAAGCAGAAGCGCCCCACCTGGGCGCTCGCCGTGGCCAGCACGGGTGACTCGCTGCGCGATGCGCCGATTTTCAGCGCCGTGTACCAGGGACTCGGGGACAAGCACGCACTGCAGGAGTTCTTCGCCAAGCTCATCCGCATGACCTATCCGGGGGGCAATGACACCATCGGCCACGTGGAGGCGCTGGACGGCTGCGGCCGCACCGACCTCGCGCTGTCCCTGGCCGCCACGGCGCTGGACCGCACCCGCAGTCGGGGCGAGTCCCACCCGGAACTCGTGCTCGTGTACGCCGGCCTGCTTACCCGCCAGCGTCAGTTCGAGCAGGCGGAAACCCTCCTGCTGAAGGAGCACGAGGGCATGGGCGAGGAACTCGCCGAGGCGCTGGCCACCCTCTACCGCGAGTGGAACAAGCTTGACCGCCTGCCTGCGGAACTGGCAAAATTCCAGCTCCCGGATGGATTGCTGCAGGAAACCTTGTTCCTCGGCAGGACTCAGACGGGGACCGCCCCCTGA
- the bcp gene encoding thioredoxin-dependent thiol peroxidase — MPSETPAKPAPGTTAPDFTAPVIGGGYEDGAVLSLSSLQGSPVVLYFYPKDDTPGCTTQACGIRDSWGVLSRKAKLFGISGDSIKKHAKFQKKHELPFPLLSDEDHAIATAYGVWVEKMLYGRKYMGTERSTFVIGKDGIIKAVLEKVKPEKHVELVLEALQG; from the coding sequence ATGCCTTCAGAAACACCCGCAAAACCCGCTCCCGGTACCACCGCTCCTGACTTCACCGCGCCTGTGATTGGCGGCGGGTATGAGGATGGCGCCGTGCTGTCCCTTTCTTCTCTGCAAGGCTCCCCGGTGGTGCTGTACTTTTACCCCAAGGATGATACACCTGGATGCACCACGCAGGCCTGTGGCATCCGCGACTCGTGGGGTGTACTCTCGCGCAAGGCAAAGCTCTTTGGCATCAGTGGCGATTCCATCAAGAAGCATGCGAAGTTCCAGAAGAAGCACGAGCTGCCTTTCCCACTCCTCAGTGATGAGGACCATGCCATCGCCACGGCGTATGGCGTGTGGGTGGAGAAGATGCTCTACGGCCGGAAATACATGGGCACGGAGCGCAGCACCTTTGTGATTGGCAAGGACGGCATCATCAAGGCCGTGCTGGAGAAGGTGAAGCCGGAGAAGCACGTGGAACTCGTGCTGGAAGCGCTCCAGGGATGA
- a CDS encoding protein-L-isoaspartate(D-aspartate) O-methyltransferase, with product MREEMVKNQIEGIGRDIRDKKVLAAMRSVPRHEFVPEAQREEAYADTALPIGHGQTISQPYIVAFMTEKLQAGPEDRVLEIGTGSGYQAAILAKIVKEVYTIEIVEPLGKQAAADLKRLGFTNVKTRIGDGYVGWPEAAPFDSIIVTCAPDKIPKPLLDQLKEGGRMIIPVGPERGRQNLYLMQKTDGKVTPVAILPVRFVPMTGEAGR from the coding sequence ATGCGCGAAGAAATGGTCAAAAATCAGATAGAAGGAATCGGCCGGGACATTCGCGACAAGAAGGTGCTGGCCGCCATGCGCTCCGTGCCACGGCATGAGTTCGTACCGGAAGCACAGCGTGAGGAGGCGTATGCGGACACCGCACTGCCCATCGGCCACGGGCAGACCATTTCGCAGCCGTACATTGTCGCCTTCATGACGGAGAAGCTGCAGGCAGGACCGGAGGATCGCGTGTTGGAAATCGGCACCGGTTCCGGGTATCAGGCGGCCATCCTCGCGAAGATTGTGAAGGAGGTCTACACCATCGAGATCGTGGAGCCTCTGGGGAAGCAGGCAGCAGCGGACCTGAAGCGCCTGGGCTTTACCAATGTGAAGACACGTATCGGCGATGGTTATGTGGGCTGGCCAGAGGCGGCGCCGTTTGATTCCATCATTGTCACCTGCGCGCCGGACAAGATTCCCAAGCCGCTGCTGGACCAACTGAAGGAAGGCGGCCGCATGATCATTCCCGTGGGGCCGGAGCGTGGCCGGCAGAATCTTTACCTCATGCAGAAGACGGATGGGAAGGTGACGCCGGTGGCGATACTCCCTGTGCGCTTCGTGCCGATGACCGGTGAGGCGGGGCGGTGA
- a CDS encoding DUF5069 domain-containing protein, which yields MSSIVPMISSGTAGPLGVLHLPRLWQKASLEAVGKLHSDYPGCGKGYDQMVLSGLGIDREEFLSYIKSSKPSYVQLEEWILSKKGGSLDQAAVKKLNDDIRGYIHADDTRAGILSSAGRKDDGSIKDAVNLNNLDDWATFYSAELK from the coding sequence ATGAGCTCCATCGTTCCTATGATCTCCTCCGGCACCGCCGGCCCGCTCGGAGTCCTGCACCTTCCCCGTCTCTGGCAGAAGGCCTCGCTCGAAGCCGTTGGCAAGCTTCATTCTGACTATCCCGGCTGCGGCAAAGGCTATGACCAAATGGTGCTCAGCGGCCTGGGTATTGATCGCGAAGAGTTCCTCAGCTACATCAAGAGCAGCAAGCCCTCCTACGTGCAGCTCGAAGAGTGGATCCTCTCCAAGAAGGGCGGCAGCCTCGACCAGGCCGCAGTGAAGAAGCTCAACGATGATATCAGGGGGTACATCCATGCGGACGACACCCGCGCCGGCATCCTCTCCTCCGCCGGCCGCAAGGATGACGGCAGCATCAAGGATGCCGTGAATCTGAACAACCTGGATGACTGGGCCACCTTCTACAGCGCCGAGCTGAAGTAG
- a CDS encoding GreA/GreB family elongation factor produces the protein MSAYPITLSQKDIHIIHALHAQREFIPQLDEGRHHELMRLVEQAATGRSGIKSLAKSPTVSLYDAVTVNDFSAPASNTMVCRIVLPHEADLDAGHYSVLAPISIALLGRPVGATVTLDAPGGSRQLRILSILKGEPVA, from the coding sequence ATGAGCGCTTATCCCATTACTCTATCGCAAAAAGACATTCACATCATCCATGCCCTTCACGCTCAGCGCGAGTTCATCCCGCAGCTCGACGAAGGCAGGCACCACGAACTGATGCGTCTCGTGGAGCAGGCGGCCACCGGGCGGTCCGGCATAAAAAGTCTTGCGAAGTCCCCCACGGTCAGTCTTTATGATGCCGTCACGGTGAATGATTTCTCCGCTCCAGCGTCTAATACGATGGTCTGCCGGATTGTGCTTCCGCACGAGGCGGACCTGGATGCCGGTCATTACTCGGTGCTGGCCCCCATCAGCATCGCCCTGCTCGGTCGTCCCGTGGGCGCCACCGTCACGCTGGATGCCCCGGGAGGATCCCGCCAGTTGCGCATCCTTTCCATCCTGAAGGGGGAGCCTGTCGCCTGA